Below is a window of Oceaniferula flava DNA.
TAACCGCATATAAATTGGCATTGATCGATGACGCCGTTGCAATCAATGCTGTGATGGCAACCACCGTAAAACCAGTTTTACCAAAAATCGGCAGAGCGGCCTCAGCCAGGGCGAAGTCCTTGGCCGCGATGACTTTTCCCACTGGGAGGTTTCCGAAAACAGCAAAGGCAATAGCGACGTAAAGCACCATCACCAAGAGGATGGCTGTCATCATGGCTTTGGGGAGCGTTTTAGAAGGTGTGGGCATGTCTTCCGCCGTATTGGTGATGACGCGGAAGCCTTCAAAGGCAAAAAATGTAATGGCCAAGCTGAATAAAATATCTCCAGAGCCCGGATAATGTTTCGTCGACAGGAGCTCTGGATCGACAAACATGATGCCAGCGATCGATAAACCGGTTAGAACCACGAATTTTACACCCACCGTAATCCTTTCCCAGATGGCCACATCCTTGGCTCCCTTGAGGTTGATCCCAACAAATAAAACAATAATCCCAATCGCAAAAAAGTGATGTGTGAGGCTCGTTATCTGCTCGGAGGGTAGAAAGGTCACCGCGTAATTGCCAAATGCCTTAGCGACTAAGCTTAATGAGACAACGGCTGAAAAATACAGCATCACCCCCATGGTTCCGGTGAAAAAGCCCACGCCATAAGCCTGAGATAGGTATTCGATGATCCCCCCTGATGACGGGTAGCGTGCGCCTAACTTCCCCAACGAATAACCACTGAATAAAGCAATGATCCCACCGAGGATGAATGAAATATAGACAGCACTTCCTGAGATAGCGCTCGCTTCACCGAGCAGGGCAAAGATCCCAGCGCCTACCATCGCCCCGACCCCCATGGATACAGCCGACCAGAAACCAATCGGTTTTTGTGATTTATGCATACAATCGCTTACAGATTCAAGGCGAGTGTAACGCCCCTTAGGTCTGTGTAAAGCGACCAAGTAGCGAATGAGAACCAGCGCTTGATAGGCCTCAGTCCATGAATGATAAATGTTCGCGCGCCGGTGGTCGATTACGGCTGGTCAGTGGTCAGTTAGTGACTCGATCACGAGTTGGCTATCTTCGTGCCGATTCGGGTTCTTGAGTGCGCAGGCCATCGCAAGCCAATCGCTGTGGACTTGGTTGTAAACGCTGAGGCCAAAGAGAAATTGGTCATCATGAGCGAGATAGCTCAAGGAGTCGCTTTTTCTCACCGCAGCTTCATCAGCGATTAGCCGCGTTGCGGCAGCCTCGGAGGCTTTCCAGTCACTTGCCTTTTGCGCGAGAATCATCGTAGCCAAGGTAAAAAAGGGGTAGCCCTCATCGAGGTTCGTTGTGCTTAGTAACTTTCTGGTCGCTTCCACGGCCGATCGGACTAACGACAGGTGCCGCTCGCAGCTCGGGTCGAGGTCGATCAGGAGATCGCGTGCCAGGTAGTTTGCAGGTCGCACAACTTCACTACATTGTCCATGATGCAAGAGAGCTAAGCCGATGGCAGAGGTAAACCTGCGGTAACGCCGAAATCGTTCAGGGTCAGGCCACTCATCAGGTTTCGCCCATCCCGTCAGCCCGATCACTTCTGAAAGGTCAAAGTCGGCCTGTGTGGGCATCGCTCCAGAGCGTCTGATCTCTGTCCAAACCTTCACATAATCCGGGTAGCCGGGGTCCCCCGGTGAGAAGTCGATGATATCCTGATCACAGACTCTTGAGCGAGTGTACTCAAACAGGCTGACGATTGAGGAATCCATGACGTGTGATGAATTAGCACTTGGTGCAGTGATGTGAAACGAGGTTTTTTGGCGTAAGAGAGTAATCTGCCGCCGCGGTTGCAACGTCTGTCAACCGGGTGGATTGATCGTTGTAAAACGCGTTTGGACTCCAACACCTATCGGACGCGTGCCCCGGCTTGTTATGCTTGGGTGTTTT
It encodes the following:
- a CDS encoding APC family permease; protein product: MHKSQKPIGFWSAVSMGVGAMVGAGIFALLGEASAISGSAVYISFILGGIIALFSGYSLGKLGARYPSSGGIIEYLSQAYGVGFFTGTMGVMLYFSAVVSLSLVAKAFGNYAVTFLPSEQITSLTHHFFAIGIIVLFVGINLKGAKDVAIWERITVGVKFVVLTGLSIAGIMFVDPELLSTKHYPGSGDILFSLAITFFAFEGFRVITNTAEDMPTPSKTLPKAMMTAILLVMVLYVAIAFAVFGNLPVGKVIAAKDFALAEAALPIFGKTGFTVVAITALIATASSINANLYAVTNVTYQLAKEGELPAQFGKPIAHSREGLIISGILIIVLSLLFDLSEIASIGSISILLIHTVTHLGHLKILNETKGSKPLVLTAAILSLTAMVLALIYVSKSSNHVVYVLAGFVLLASSTEVILQKIAKREIKPRIQ